The Hymenobacter oligotrophus genome has a window encoding:
- a CDS encoding acyl carrier protein, with the protein MLTRTTTAAPASIEQQVLRIISKRKAIKPNRLRVSSNLSRELGFDTVDVVDIILELERRFHITIPDEVPLNTVRDFVRYVASHLGGSKAQ; encoded by the coding sequence ATGTTAACCCGAACGACTACCGCCGCCCCCGCCAGCATCGAACAACAAGTGCTGCGCATCATCAGCAAGCGTAAAGCCATCAAGCCGAACCGCCTGCGTGTATCCAGCAACCTCAGCCGCGAACTCGGTTTCGATACGGTTGACGTGGTAGACATCATCTTGGAACTCGAACGTCGCTTCCACATCACCATTCCCGACGAAGTGCCGCTGAACACCGTGCGCGACTTTGTGCGCTACGTGGCCTCGCACCTAGGGGGCTCCAAAGCCCAATAG
- a CDS encoding YkvA family protein: MAINQPKGEQVASSPLFKGFLSKAESYLRQPLRIKQLLSDAYHKASEKKELGHLAQEAWESLQTLFRLVRSAASGEYHGVPTPTVLGAVAVLIYFMSPIDLVPDFIPVVGLLDDVALLAWFTSTLKNEMDKFEEWERTRAQPLAAGSNLGAEKAATDQPLSGTAAAAQHLEKAEHSVTSGSFVENPESAKRAGRADLPGGSQPDPANQVSEAYPEGSVTNAHHPDLDIKPNPNVEGASTAGSRDPKSGGMRGGDTGGNVR; encoded by the coding sequence ATGGCTATTAATCAACCCAAAGGCGAGCAAGTTGCCTCGTCGCCCTTGTTCAAAGGTTTCTTGAGCAAAGCAGAAAGCTACTTGCGCCAGCCGTTGCGCATTAAGCAACTGCTCAGCGACGCTTACCACAAAGCCAGCGAGAAAAAAGAGCTCGGCCATTTGGCCCAAGAGGCCTGGGAAAGCCTGCAAACCCTATTCCGACTGGTGCGCTCGGCCGCTTCGGGCGAATACCACGGCGTGCCCACGCCTACCGTGCTTGGGGCCGTGGCGGTGCTCATCTATTTCATGAGCCCGATTGACCTCGTGCCCGACTTCATTCCGGTGGTCGGCTTGCTTGATGATGTGGCCTTGTTGGCATGGTTTACCAGCACCCTCAAAAACGAAATGGACAAGTTTGAAGAATGGGAGCGTACGCGCGCCCAGCCCTTGGCCGCCGGCAGCAACCTAGGCGCCGAAAAAGCCGCCACCGACCAACCCCTATCGGGCACGGCCGCCGCGGCCCAGCACCTCGAGAAAGCCGAGCACAGCGTAACCAGCGGCTCGTTTGTGGAAAACCCTGAGTCGGCGAAGCGCGCCGGCCGTGCCGATTTACCGGGCGGCTCGCAGCCCGACCCAGCCAACCAGGTAAGCGAAGCCTACCCCGAGGGCAGCGTAACCAACGCCCACCACCCCGACCTCGACATTAAGCCCAACCCCAACGTAGAGGGCGCCAGCACGGCCGGCAGCCGCGACCCCAAAAGCGGTGGCATGCGTGGCGGCGATACCGGCGGCAACGTACGTTAA
- a CDS encoding C40 family peptidase yields the protein MPNGKAASVAGGPAPIAEASFFSFPEGDNPASFRDSLNVGYYSQALGIKASYDDNASLLRTITEWLGTPYRFGSNSKSGTDCSGFVTRVFKEVYGISLVHSSRSMFNHVKRVSKDEMQTGDLVFFRRGPGQPIYHVGIYLKDGKFAHSATNGGVMVSSLQQPYYQRNFYAAGRVNRN from the coding sequence GTGCCCAACGGGAAAGCTGCTTCGGTAGCCGGTGGCCCTGCCCCCATTGCCGAGGCCTCGTTTTTTTCGTTTCCCGAAGGTGATAACCCAGCCTCTTTCCGCGATTCGCTGAACGTTGGCTACTACTCGCAAGCCCTTGGCATCAAGGCCAGCTACGACGACAACGCCAGCTTGCTGCGCACCATTACCGAGTGGTTGGGCACGCCTTACCGCTTTGGCAGCAACAGCAAAAGCGGCACCGATTGCTCGGGCTTTGTAACCCGCGTGTTCAAGGAAGTATACGGCATCAGCCTGGTGCACAGCTCACGCTCCATGTTCAACCACGTGAAGCGCGTAAGCAAGGACGAGATGCAAACCGGCGACTTGGTGTTTTTCCGCCGCGGCCCCGGCCAACCCATCTACCACGTAGGCATCTACCTGAAAGACGGCAAGTTTGCCCACTCGGCTACCAACGGCGGTGTAATGGTAAGCTCGCTGCAGCAACCCTACTACCAGCGCAACTTCTACGCGGCCGGCCGCGTGAACCGCAACTAG
- a CDS encoding FkbM family methyltransferase, which translates to MKALRKLLVGTLGFERYIRLASHVYLRLVALGWGRAKYPELFFLEKLVKPGNVCLDIGANLGYYSVALSRLVGPQGKVLAVEPVPLFQQIWQDNVQLSGFDNLLLLPYALGGKNAVVKMGTPARNGLLHHGMTKVTDSSPSEQYGQYYNVEMRVPDELLADFERLDFIKCDVEGFEYEVFRHMQNTLRRHRPVIQTELNGLENRQRVAGLLADLGYRPYVLETKDAAPRLVPCPAEVLAAPADRDFYFQPDYPADR; encoded by the coding sequence ATGAAAGCACTGCGCAAACTGTTGGTTGGCACGCTGGGCTTCGAGCGCTACATCCGCCTGGCCAGCCACGTGTATTTGCGGCTGGTGGCACTGGGGTGGGGGCGCGCGAAGTACCCCGAGCTGTTTTTTCTGGAAAAGCTGGTGAAGCCCGGCAACGTGTGCCTCGATATCGGCGCCAACTTGGGCTACTACTCCGTGGCCTTGTCGCGGTTGGTGGGGCCGCAGGGCAAGGTGTTGGCCGTGGAGCCGGTGCCGCTGTTTCAACAAATCTGGCAAGACAACGTGCAGCTCAGCGGCTTCGATAACCTGCTGCTGTTGCCCTACGCCCTAGGTGGCAAGAACGCCGTGGTAAAAATGGGCACGCCTGCTCGCAACGGACTGCTGCACCACGGCATGACCAAAGTAACTGACAGCAGCCCCAGCGAGCAGTACGGCCAGTACTACAACGTGGAAATGCGCGTGCCCGACGAGTTGCTGGCCGATTTCGAACGACTCGACTTTATTAAGTGCGACGTCGAAGGCTTCGAGTACGAAGTATTTCGGCACATGCAGAATACGCTGCGGCGGCACCGGCCCGTTATTCAAACTGAGCTGAACGGCCTTGAGAACCGCCAGCGCGTGGCTGGCTTGCTGGCCGACTTGGGATACCGCCCGTACGTGCTGGAAACCAAGGATGCTGCGCCTAGGTTAGTACCTTGTCCGGCCGAGGTGCTTGCTGCGCCAGCCGACCGCGACTTTTACTTTCAACCCGACTACCCCGCCGACCGCTAA
- a CDS encoding DUF4834 domain-containing protein: protein MFINFLLITFLVAMVLRLVLPALLRWALSAFVKRQMRKGGLVFGPNGNPFAAPPPSGGPSHSGANGQVRVDYVPPTAKRQPDTNFRGGEYVEFEEVK, encoded by the coding sequence ATGTTCATCAACTTCCTGCTCATCACTTTCCTCGTGGCCATGGTGCTGCGGCTGGTGCTGCCCGCGCTGCTGCGCTGGGCGCTGAGTGCGTTTGTAAAGCGGCAGATGCGCAAAGGCGGCCTGGTGTTCGGGCCCAACGGCAACCCGTTTGCTGCGCCGCCGCCTTCGGGTGGCCCCAGCCACAGCGGTGCCAACGGGCAAGTACGCGTTGATTACGTGCCTCCAACGGCCAAACGCCAGCCCGATACGAATTTCCGCGGCGGCGAGTACGTCGAATTCGAGGAAGTGAAATAA
- a CDS encoding YfhO family protein produces MPAVESTTPTAPSLGRRLLPHLLAVAFLLVLAVMYFSPIVFGGKTLAQHDIVQFNGSAREALTYRQQTGEEALWTNSMFSGMPTYLISTRFPGDLSVYLNYVFTVGLPAVAANLFAALFCGYLLFAFLGMRPLVALVGAIALGFTSYNLIILAAGHNSKSYALAYAPLVLAGLLVTFRRQRLLGAALFALGLTMNIRANHLQITYYLLLLVLVFGVVELIFAAREKRLPDFFQRTALLAVGALLAVGVSFGRLYTTATYTKYSIRGKSELTTPAPTAPGEQAAAPAADGEGGGLDRDYAFNWSYGVGETITLLIPNYYGGASQGKLDDDSNTGKALSGLGVPPVQLEQYLSGMPTYWGDQPITSGPVYMGAVVCLLFVLGLFVGDRRTRVWLLVGTILSIMLAWGKNFATFNDLMFDFFPGYNKFRSVSMALVIAQLAMPLLAVLALARVLRNRPAAAAPAVHPKLPTTPADSPETAELRRKLLLATGITAGICVLAFIFGLGADFASPVDSQLQQQGFPIDALRQDRAALMRADVLRSLFFIVATAGVLWFYLNRKLTVSVAAGIVALLTLIDLWAVDKRYLGESSFQNETVAQQFVPSRADSQILADPTLHYRVLNLSNPFNEAQTSYFHKSIGGYHGAKLRRYQDLIERQISQNNPRILSMLNARYVITQDQQGQPVAQRNPGALGNAWFASAIQPVQNADQEMAALSNFDPVNTAIVDVSKFPQSKTSYNAAGSSITLTNYSPNALKYTVNAAQEGFAVFSEIYYPEGWNAYLDGKPVPHVRANYVLRAMPVPAGQHTIEFKFEPKEYAVGNTVSLVSSLLLFGVLIGAVVYAVRRKPVPEPEAERDELMAA; encoded by the coding sequence ATGCCCGCTGTCGAATCGACAACGCCAACAGCACCCTCGTTGGGCCGCCGTTTGCTGCCGCACCTGCTAGCCGTTGCTTTCTTGCTCGTGCTGGCCGTTATGTATTTCTCGCCCATCGTATTTGGGGGCAAAACCTTGGCCCAGCACGACATCGTGCAGTTCAATGGCAGTGCCCGCGAGGCGCTTACCTACCGCCAGCAAACCGGCGAAGAAGCCCTCTGGACGAACTCCATGTTCTCGGGTATGCCCACGTACCTGATCAGTACCCGCTTCCCCGGCGACTTATCGGTGTACCTGAACTACGTGTTTACGGTGGGCTTGCCAGCGGTTGCCGCTAACCTGTTTGCTGCCCTGTTTTGCGGCTACCTGCTGTTCGCCTTTTTGGGCATGCGGCCGCTGGTGGCGCTGGTGGGTGCTATTGCGCTGGGCTTTACGAGCTACAACCTCATCATTCTGGCGGCGGGGCACAACTCTAAGTCGTACGCCTTGGCGTATGCGCCGCTGGTGTTGGCGGGCCTGCTGGTTACGTTCCGGCGGCAGCGGCTGCTGGGGGCGGCGTTGTTTGCCCTAGGTCTCACCATGAACATCAGGGCCAACCACTTGCAAATCACCTACTACTTGCTGCTGCTGGTATTGGTGTTTGGGGTGGTCGAACTCATTTTTGCGGCCCGCGAAAAGCGCCTGCCCGATTTCTTCCAGCGCACGGCTTTGCTGGCGGTGGGGGCCCTGTTGGCTGTGGGCGTAAGCTTCGGCCGCCTCTACACCACGGCTACTTACACCAAGTACAGCATCCGGGGCAAATCGGAACTCACGACGCCGGCACCCACTGCGCCCGGCGAGCAAGCCGCTGCCCCGGCGGCCGATGGCGAAGGCGGCGGCCTCGACCGCGACTATGCCTTCAACTGGAGCTACGGTGTAGGCGAAACGATTACGCTGCTTATCCCGAACTACTACGGAGGGGCCTCGCAAGGCAAACTCGACGACGACTCGAACACGGGCAAAGCGCTCAGCGGCCTAGGTGTGCCGCCGGTGCAACTCGAGCAGTACCTCTCGGGCATGCCCACGTATTGGGGCGACCAACCCATTACCAGCGGGCCCGTGTACATGGGCGCGGTGGTGTGCTTGCTGTTTGTGTTGGGCCTGTTTGTAGGCGACCGACGCACGCGCGTTTGGCTGCTGGTGGGCACCATCCTGTCGATAATGCTGGCGTGGGGTAAGAACTTTGCCACCTTCAACGACCTGATGTTCGACTTCTTTCCGGGCTACAACAAGTTCCGGTCGGTGTCGATGGCGTTGGTTATTGCCCAGCTGGCCATGCCCTTGCTGGCCGTGCTGGCCTTGGCCCGCGTATTGCGCAACCGCCCCGCAGCGGCAGCACCTGCCGTGCACCCCAAGCTGCCCACAACCCCGGCGGATAGCCCCGAAACCGCCGAGCTGCGCCGCAAGCTGCTGCTGGCTACCGGCATTACGGCGGGTATTTGCGTGCTGGCGTTCATTTTCGGCCTAGGTGCCGATTTCGCGTCGCCCGTCGACAGCCAATTGCAGCAACAAGGCTTCCCCATCGATGCGCTGCGCCAAGACCGCGCGGCCCTCATGCGCGCCGATGTGCTTCGCTCGCTGTTCTTCATCGTGGCCACGGCCGGGGTGCTGTGGTTCTACCTCAACCGCAAGCTCACCGTATCGGTAGCCGCTGGCATTGTAGCCCTGCTCACGCTCATCGACTTGTGGGCTGTGGATAAGCGCTACTTGGGCGAAAGCAGCTTTCAGAACGAAACCGTGGCGCAGCAGTTTGTGCCCTCGCGTGCCGACTCGCAAATCCTGGCCGACCCCACGCTGCACTACCGCGTGCTCAACCTCAGCAACCCCTTCAACGAGGCCCAAACCTCGTACTTCCACAAAAGCATTGGGGGTTACCACGGGGCCAAGCTGCGCCGGTATCAGGACCTGATCGAGCGGCAGATTTCGCAAAACAACCCGCGCATCCTGAGCATGCTCAACGCGCGCTACGTCATCACGCAGGATCAGCAAGGGCAGCCCGTAGCCCAGCGCAACCCCGGCGCTTTGGGCAACGCTTGGTTTGCAAGCGCCATTCAACCTGTGCAGAACGCCGACCAAGAAATGGCCGCGCTCAGCAATTTCGATCCGGTGAACACGGCCATTGTGGATGTAAGCAAATTCCCGCAAAGCAAAACCAGCTATAACGCTGCCGGCTCGAGCATTACGCTCACGAACTACTCGCCCAACGCGCTGAAGTATACCGTGAATGCCGCGCAGGAAGGCTTCGCGGTGTTCTCCGAAATCTACTACCCCGAAGGTTGGAACGCTTACCTCGATGGCAAGCCTGTGCCGCACGTGCGCGCCAACTACGTGCTGCGCGCTATGCCCGTGCCGGCTGGCCAGCACACCATCGAGTTTAAGTTCGAGCCCAAGGAGTACGCCGTTGGCAATACGGTGTCGTTGGTGTCGTCGCTGCTGCTGTTTGGGGTGCTGATTGGGGCCGTAGTGTACGCCGTGCGCCGCAAGCCAGTGCCCGAGCCCGAAGCCGAACGCGATGAGCTGATGGCCGCCTAG
- a CDS encoding 1-aminocyclopropane-1-carboxylate deaminase/D-cysteine desulfhydrase: MPQLVQPPVLLDLPEPVAERRGVQLRLLRDDLLHPELPGNKWRKLKYNLLEAQHLGHRTLLTFGGAYSNHLAAVATAGRLQGFGTIGVVRGEAASELSPTLQQCQANGMQLRFVGREAYRQRHEAAWVAELLAHLGPAYVVPEGGTNTLALQGCAELITELDAAGEAFDAVAVACGTGGTLAGLLVGLGGQRHAVGVATLKGADFLRRDVNNLTAAAVGQVFSNWHLHTGAHFGGYARFSEPLLAFIYRFYQQYQVVLDPVYTGKLLYGVLQLIEEGYFAAGSTVVAVHTGGLQGWAGFQQRFGVAAPGIV; this comes from the coding sequence ATGCCTCAACTAGTGCAGCCGCCTGTTCTGCTCGATTTGCCCGAGCCCGTTGCCGAGCGCCGCGGCGTGCAGCTGCGCTTGCTGCGCGACGATTTGCTGCACCCCGAGCTGCCGGGCAACAAGTGGCGCAAACTTAAGTACAACCTGCTCGAGGCGCAGCACCTAGGGCACCGCACGCTGCTTACGTTTGGGGGTGCCTATTCCAACCACTTGGCCGCGGTGGCCACGGCCGGCCGGCTGCAGGGCTTCGGCACCATTGGCGTGGTGCGCGGCGAGGCCGCTTCCGAGCTTAGCCCCACGTTGCAGCAGTGCCAGGCCAACGGCATGCAGCTGCGTTTCGTCGGCCGCGAGGCGTACCGGCAGCGGCACGAGGCTGCCTGGGTTGCCGAGCTGCTGGCGCACCTAGGGCCAGCCTACGTGGTGCCCGAAGGCGGCACCAACACCTTGGCTTTGCAGGGCTGCGCCGAACTGATAACGGAGCTCGATGCCGCTGGCGAGGCCTTCGATGCCGTAGCCGTAGCATGCGGTACCGGCGGCACGCTGGCCGGCTTGCTCGTGGGCCTAGGTGGGCAGCGGCATGCCGTTGGGGTAGCAACCCTGAAAGGCGCCGACTTTCTCCGCCGCGATGTAAACAACCTAACCGCTGCTGCGGTGGGGCAGGTGTTCAGCAACTGGCACCTGCACACCGGCGCGCACTTTGGCGGCTATGCAAGGTTCTCCGAGCCGCTGCTGGCGTTTATCTACCGCTTTTACCAACAGTACCAAGTGGTGCTCGACCCCGTGTACACGGGCAAACTGCTCTACGGCGTGCTGCAGCTGATTGAAGAAGGATATTTTGCCGCGGGCAGCACCGTGGTGGCCGTACACACCGGTGGCCTGCAGGGTTGGGCCGGGTTTCAGCAGCGCTTCGGCGTGGCGGCGCCGGGTATCGTATAG
- a CDS encoding DUF4230 domain-containing protein → MMLLLRRLLPLLFLVALGWFLWRKVAPSLRDLNSLVEPEPRVTVTHNTVLEKIEGMGKLELVRYRFKDVVEYRKSTYRFLPDAKVALIVAGEAIGCVDLRKVGALDVVFEGDSLVRVALPAPELCTWRIDHSQSRVYDTENALLQDAALVDEGYKYAEQNVRRAALQSGILAQTQQNAEQILRPMLETLTGRRVVLTQQTAPPQRGRLQ, encoded by the coding sequence ATGATGCTGTTGCTGCGGCGCTTGCTGCCCTTGCTGTTTCTGGTTGCGCTGGGTTGGTTTCTGTGGCGGAAAGTAGCCCCGAGCCTGCGCGACTTAAACTCCTTGGTGGAGCCCGAGCCGCGTGTAACCGTAACGCACAACACCGTGCTCGAGAAGATTGAGGGCATGGGCAAGTTAGAACTGGTGCGCTACCGCTTCAAGGACGTGGTGGAGTACCGCAAAAGCACCTACCGTTTTCTGCCCGATGCCAAGGTGGCCCTGATCGTGGCCGGCGAGGCCATTGGCTGCGTTGATTTGCGCAAAGTAGGTGCCTTGGATGTGGTGTTCGAAGGCGACTCCCTAGTGCGCGTGGCCCTGCCCGCCCCCGAGCTGTGTACCTGGCGCATCGATCATTCGCAAAGCCGCGTGTACGACACCGAAAATGCCCTGCTGCAAGATGCCGCGCTGGTAGATGAGGGTTATAAGTACGCCGAGCAGAACGTGCGCCGCGCCGCTTTGCAGTCAGGCATTTTGGCCCAAACCCAGCAAAACGCCGAGCAAATTTTGCGGCCCATGCTCGAAACCCTCACGGGCCGCCGCGTAGTGCTAACCCAGCAAACCGCGCCGCCGCAGCGCGGCCGCTTGCAGTAG
- a CDS encoding regulatory protein RecX yields the protein MEDASRKRKTYTPGEALQKIAAYCAYQERSHREVEDKLRSYGLDEDEAGEIIIRLVREKLLDEERFARSFVRGKYRLKKWGRRRIRMELKQRRISEFCIKAGMSEIDGDEYYQNLRELLEKKNALEKESNPLKRRQKLSVYATQKGYEADLIQDALGEILAED from the coding sequence ATGGAAGACGCTTCGCGCAAACGCAAAACCTACACGCCCGGCGAGGCCTTACAGAAAATAGCCGCTTACTGCGCCTACCAGGAGCGCAGCCACCGCGAGGTAGAAGACAAGCTGCGCAGCTACGGCCTCGACGAAGACGAAGCCGGCGAAATCATTATTCGGCTGGTACGCGAAAAGCTGCTCGATGAGGAGCGCTTTGCCCGCTCGTTTGTGCGCGGCAAGTACCGGCTCAAGAAATGGGGCCGCCGCCGCATCCGAATGGAGCTGAAGCAGCGTCGTATTTCGGAGTTCTGCATCAAGGCCGGCATGAGCGAAATCGACGGCGACGAGTACTACCAAAACCTGCGCGAGCTGCTCGAAAAGAAGAACGCCCTCGAGAAAGAAAGCAACCCGCTAAAGCGGCGGCAAAAGCTAAGCGTTTACGCCACGCAAAAAGGCTATGAGGCCGATCTGATTCAGGACGCCCTAGGTGAAATATTGGCGGAGGACTAA
- a CDS encoding DMT family transporter translates to MLLSRGARYMLISTFCFALMNVCVKLLKHLPAMEIILFRSAMSVLLSYLTLRALRIRPWGSNHFFLIARGTTGAMALMLYFFTLQRMPLATAVTVQYLAPIFTAIIGIFVVKERVLPWQWAFFLLSFAGVLWAEGVDTRVEPMWLGLGVLSAVFSGFSYNSIRRLKGKEHPLVVVFYFPMVALPISAAFCLFNWQTPQGLDWLWLVLTGVLTQGAQVYMTKAYQAERLASVANLNYIGILYALGLGYAFFGEAFPPGAYVGMALVLAGVLLNSWYLARHARHTQAPTPEPDAIEGEAVRT, encoded by the coding sequence ATGCTATTAAGTCGCGGAGCCCGCTACATGCTTATTTCCACGTTCTGCTTTGCCCTGATGAACGTATGCGTGAAGCTGCTGAAGCATTTGCCGGCTATGGAAATTATCCTGTTCCGGTCGGCTATGTCGGTGTTGCTGAGCTACCTAACGTTGCGGGCCCTGCGCATCCGGCCGTGGGGCTCCAACCACTTCTTTCTGATAGCCCGTGGCACCACCGGCGCTATGGCCCTGATGCTGTACTTTTTTACGTTGCAGCGCATGCCGTTGGCCACCGCCGTAACGGTGCAATACCTGGCGCCCATCTTCACGGCTATCATCGGCATCTTCGTGGTGAAGGAGCGGGTGCTGCCCTGGCAGTGGGCGTTTTTCCTGCTCTCGTTTGCGGGCGTGCTATGGGCCGAAGGCGTAGATACCCGCGTGGAGCCCATGTGGTTGGGGCTGGGCGTGCTGTCGGCGGTATTCTCGGGCTTCAGCTACAACTCCATCCGGCGCCTCAAGGGGAAAGAGCACCCGCTGGTGGTGGTGTTTTACTTCCCGATGGTGGCCTTGCCCATCTCGGCTGCCTTTTGCTTGTTCAACTGGCAAACCCCGCAAGGGCTCGATTGGCTTTGGCTGGTTCTGACGGGCGTGCTAACGCAAGGTGCGCAGGTGTACATGACGAAAGCCTACCAGGCCGAGCGCCTTGCTAGCGTAGCCAACCTCAATTACATCGGCATTCTGTACGCCCTAGGTCTGGGTTACGCGTTTTTCGGCGAGGCTTTCCCGCCCGGGGCCTACGTGGGCATGGCTCTGGTGCTGGCTGGTGTTTTGCTGAACTCGTGGTACCTAGCCCGGCACGCACGGCACACCCAAGCGCCCACGCCCGAGCCCGATGCCATCGAGGGCGAGGCCGTACGCACCTAG